One stretch of Podospora bellae-mahoneyi strain CBS 112042 chromosome 2, whole genome shotgun sequence DNA includes these proteins:
- a CDS encoding hypothetical protein (COG:S; EggNog:ENOG503P0BM) yields the protein MVGAWETEDESTVPVASLPTPADTPYRVPSRNVSRGSRKSKRSVTPPGKNGKSRSPAPLNGERMDRASMMSAREFCSDEPVSIDSKRFTPTLHANLVSEILSLRRDQEDKLKIIESLESSLDAVRGESESLQARVVSTDKESRSLKRQLALLEGGTSSALGELARERDEAVDSAAETKKRLDITQKKLRNQEEDSERVHRQWEKEKDEWEEEKRKLERKIHVAESRLKAVIDEVAAFQAVQVAGENGILNHHESEGEESGRDNDAASVRTMSLTSNTRFSLLASPKTNGMNSLADELDGFDEESDYGGRESVLSNGPHRTHLRNMSRDSIMSKTHRRGQCNDSLMRTGSVHRSRLAFSATALERLEGGTIQEDDETESVAPKAVYVDTGVQPSPPPSPTITAVKPTTPEPSPFMQRYERLYNMNSPPRADLEIEANQRKKRVQIGQPLAIKTSTSNLMVNGSSQTLEQPLSPPKTPRTPFQDLPPTPKPQIPAMVSSSTQTEDIVPPLQLPVLSIPSISIIPPSSRPSTPRQPLLPQLTKDFGCQVSLISSPPTASSSMQTEEIRVDKRLAKLPPHLHPSAITSRPVSPALPTPDLPTDDFRKFTPVPGDVPPPRNPRRLTSKRSIVDIPSSPPVVSSPVSEEARDVYPGNNDNGPVSSRSAAIRRPHRISSLFAGFDGNSTDEGDEFMDLDVSDSEYRTALSAPSAPRTIDSSSRMGKRGSETSESAFSPKASSGYSPRLIDEPDGYGGYGSTNIISQTRETRDSGINSSGSRRGGPRPAFGTKASVMRRAALIQSGINSHSRARSPSLTDTKEPPFPIPTRASSRKPPLSGSAPSEGRSPSRGSDTWHRRGSSRSHYRAGSIRKVRSATGLPRGQRRRPSRSPSRFNESVDIPESPDLPPLPSNDITTPRHKKSNTYAKYRSHRSQPSSNTATTGEMAAASQAEPKEKAFTVVEAIAQTMVGEWMYKYVRRRKSFGMADVKGGDDTSNDRHKRWVWLQPYDRCILWSSKQPTTGGALLGKSGRKLTIQSVIDVKDDNPPPRGAGPLFNRSILILTPQRALKFTASSAERHYIWLNSLSFLAHSNQAIPESLPVPQAKPLPEQYELPKPKVRRPIRDSIRLTKAKTGAPVIKSDPIEPLSSLEVDSAPPAIGGYRPPMPDLYSIPSHTRDESTDTAAPPPITRYGERGVHGRKRSNTGGHVPPPLSFRGFSGGFSTPLGGGGHHASSNSTAGNSIAGSSDVYSNAAASAITGASSAITWGTGSVRTSEASNRPNGPNFFDAIGTVRMEAFISPLAFSRFSDTPYEDAHERDDDCRHAARRRSKESRRQASRSRQRDSYHSRGTRATTENEVDEWYTRDDPFKGF from the exons ATGGTTGGCGCATGGGAAACCGAAGATGAGTCAACCGTACCGGTTGCGTCCTTGCCGACACCTGCAGACACACCTTACCGAGTCCCTTCGCGAAACGTATCACGAGGCTCACGCAAGTCAAAACGCTCGGTGACCCCCCCCGGGAAGAATGGAAAGAGTCGATCACCAGCGCCGCTCAATGGTGAGAGGATGGATAGGGCGTCGATGATGTCTGCGAGAGAGTTTTGCTCTGATGAGCCGGTCAGCATTGACAGCAAACGTTTTACGCCAACGTTGCATGCCAATCTGGTATCGGAGATTCTGTCCCTAAGAAGAGATCAGGAGGACAAGTTGAAGATCATTGAAAGCCTGGAATCTTCATTGGATGCTGTTCGAGGGGAATCCGAGTCTCTTCAGGCCAGGGTGGTATCTACAGACAAGGAGAGCCGGTCATTAAAACGTCAGTTGGCCTTGCTGGAAGGTGGAACGTCCTCGGCACTCGGTGAGTTGGCTCGAGAACGTGACGAGGCTGTCGACTCGGCTGCCGAGACCAAAAAACGACTCGACATCACccagaagaagctgaggaaccaggaggaggattcggAACGGGTACATCGACAatgggaaaaggaaaaggacgaatgggaagaggagaaaagaaagctggagaggaagatTCACGTTGCGGAAAGTCGACTGAAGGCGGTGATTGATGAAGTCGCAGCATTCCAAGCCGTCCAAGTCGCTGGAGAGAATGGGATACTTAATCATCACGAGAGCGAAGGCGAGGAGAGCGGCAGGGATAATGATGCCGCCAGTGTCCGAACCATGAGTTtgaccagcaacaccaggTTTTCGCTCTTAGCTTCCCCCAAGACGAACGGGATGAACTCTCTGGCCGACGAGCTGGACGGATTTGACGAGGAGAGCGATTATGGTGGTCGGGAGAGTGTGTTGTCTAATGGGCCTCATCGCACACATTTACGCAACATGAGCCGGGACAGCATCATGTCCAAGACGCACAGGAGAGGACAGTGCAATGATAGCTTGATGAGAACCGGAAGCGTGCATCGATCAAGGCTTGCTTTTAGCGCTACGGCTCTAGAGAGGCTGGAGGGCGGCACCATTCaagaggatgacgagacTGAGTCAGTAGCCCCAAAGGCTGTGTACGTCGACACTGGTGTTCAGCCATCGCCTCCGCCGTCACCAACAATCACTGCAGtgaaaccaacaacacccgaGCCCTCACCCTTCATGCAGAGATATGAAAGATTGTACAACATGAACAGCCCGCCTCGTGCTGATCTCGAAATTGAAGCAAAccagaggaagaagcggGTGCAAATTGGCCAGCCGCTTGCCATCAAGACATCGACCAGCAATTTGATGGTCAATGGATCCTCTCAAACACTGGAACAGCCCCTGAGTCCACCAAAGACGCCCAGGACGCCTTTCCAAGATTTGCCCCCAACGCCAAAGCCTCAAATCCCTGCCATGGTCTCTTCATCTACCCAGACAGAGGACATTGTCCCACCGCTCCAGCTTCCAGTTCTGTCGATTCCCAGCATTAGCATCATTCCTCCTTCAAGCCGTCCCAGCACACCTAGACAGCCTCTCTTGCCGCAGTTGACCAAAGACTTTGGCTGCCAAGTGTCCTTGATCTCTAGCCCACCTACAGCATCATCTTCTATGCAGACAGAGGAAATCCGTGTGGACAAGCGTTTGGCCAAGTTGCCTCCACACCTGCACCCGTCAGCAATCACGTCAAGGCCAGTCTCGCCAGCTTTACCCACACCAGATTTACCCACCGATGACTTCCGGAAATTCACTCCAGTTCCTGGAGATGTGCCACCACCTCGCAACCCCCGCCGGTTGACCAGCAAGCGAAGCATCGTTGATATTCCATCGTCGCCGCCTGTTGTTTCTTCTCCTGTGTCAGAAGAAGCTAGAGATGTTTATCCTGGCAACAATGACAATGGACCAGTATCAAGCCGATCTGCCGCAATCAGGAGGCCGCATAGAATCAGCAGCCTGTTTGCCGGCTTTGATGGCAACAGCACGGATGAGGGTGACGAGTTTATGGATCTCGACGTTAGCGACTCGGAGTACAGGACAGCATTATCTGCGCCTTCGGCTCCTAGGACCATAGACAGCTCGAGCAGGATGGGCAAGCGAGGCTCTGAGACCTCCGAGTCTGCTTTCTCACCCAAGGCGAGCAGCGGATACTCGCCGCGTCTGATTGATGAGCCTGATGGCTATGGTGGCTACGGCTCGaccaacatcatctctcAGACTCGCGAGACCCGGGACTCGGGGATCAACAGCTCGGGCTCTCGCCGTGGCGGACCCCGCCCAGCGTTTGGAACCAAGGCCAGTGTTATGCGCAGAGCTGCCTTGATCCAGAGCGGCATCAACTCGCACTCGAGGGCTAGAAGCCCAAGTCTGACAGATACCAAGGAGCCACCATTCCCGATCCCCACACGCGCCAGCTCGAGGAAACCGCCATTGAGCGGTAGCGCCCCAAGTGAAGGACGAAGCCCGAGTAGAGGGTCGGATACTTGGCACAGACGAGGCTCGAGCCGGAGTCATTATCGCGCTGGTAGCATTCGCAAGGTGCGCTCAGCCACAGGTCTTCCGCGTGGGCAGAGGCGTCGGCCATCTCGCTCACCGTCTCGTTTCAACGAGTCGGTCGATATCCCCGAGAGCCCGGATCTGCCCCCATTGCCATCAAATGACATTACTACGCCCCGGCACAAGAAGTCCAATACGTACGCCAAGTATAGGTCCCACAGGTCCCAGCCCTCGTCCAACACGGCAACCACTGGGGAGATGGCCGCCGCTTCGCAGGCAGAACCGAAGGAGAAGGCATTTACGGTTGTGGAAGCGATTGCTCAGACGATGGTGGGTGAGTGGATGTACAAGTATGTGCGGAGACGCAAATCGTTTGGGATGGCAGATGTCAAGGGTGGCGATGACACCAGCAATGATCGTCACAAGAGATGGGTTTGGCTTCAGCCATATGACCGTTGTATCCTCTGGAGCAGCAAGCAACCGACCACGGGAGGTGCTCTTCTGGGCAAATCTGGCCGCAAGC TCACGATTCAATCCGTCATTGATGTCAAGGACGACAATCCGCCTCCCAGGGGAGCTGGTCCGCTATTCAACAGGTCTATCTTGATCCTGACGCCGCAACGCGCCCTCAAGTTTACGGCTTCCAGCGCCGAGCGTCATTACATCTGGTTGAACTCGCTTTCATTCCTTGCCCACTCCAACCAGGCCATCCCGGAGAGTTTGCCCGTGCCACAAGCGAAGCCATTGCCGGAGCAGTATGAGTTGCCCAAGCCCAAAGTACGGCGACCGATTAGAGACTCGATTCGCCTTACCAAGGCCAAGACCGGAGCGCCGGTGATCAAGTCTGATCCCATCGAGCCCCTATCATCATTGGAGGTGGACAGCGCACCCCCCGCCATCGGGGGCTACCGGCCACCGATGCCTGATCTCTATTCCATTCCATCCCACACGCGCGACGAATCCACAGACACGgctgcaccacctcccatcacACGGTATGGCGAGCGTGGAGTACACGGCCGCAAGCGTAGCAACACTGGTGGCCACgtgccaccaccgctctcCTTCCGAGGCTTCTCGGGAGGCTTCTCGACACCGCTAGGAGGTGGAGGCCACCATGCCTCATCGAATAGTACGGCAGGAAACAGCATTGCGGGATCATCGGATGTTTATAGCAATGCAGCGGCGAGCGCCATCACAGGGGCATCCAGCGCCATCACCTGGGGAACAGGGTCGGTGCGGACCTCTGAGGCTTCGAACCGGCCAAACGGTCCCAATTTCTTTGACGCCATTGGCACTGTGCGCATGGAGGCCTTTATCAGCCCTCTAGCGTTCAGTCGATTCAGCGATACCCCGTATGAGGATGCCCATGAGCGGGACGACGACTGTCGACATGCTGCTCGTAGGAGGAGCAAGGAGTCGAGGCGTCAAGCCAGCCGGAGCCGACAACGGGACAGCTACCACAGCCGAGGTACCAGAGCAACCACTGAGAATGAAGTGGATGAATGGTATACGAGGGACGATCCTTTCAAGGGCTTTTGA
- a CDS encoding hypothetical protein (COG:U; EggNog:ENOG503P1I9), whose amino-acid sequence MQLPAAFWTHPPELLHFDRWGRRCQHRIFRIPYTSSTATVTMASATATPPKPSARPNQPAPSLWPIPAPLQKLFNQFPLVTLDPTPLPVRSQTLTSASDTLPTLYIFSSDEDALEGKPSINPTCLKWQTLLRLSHVPFLTSPSSNHASPTGSLPFLLPPRTVSPNPIPSTSIPLYISRHTNSPSPLPTSPRSEAYLSLLTPLRLAFLQTLYLTPAFTPLLKKFYIDPSTRSSLLGTILQTQLSAAASSAVLQGLGLHSQTGTGGIDSENLYADAAEALDSLAILLQESQTGWFFGEEKPGEFDAGLYGYVGVIMAHMDTPEGRLGGLVRRAGGGGGELVGWWERIRREAWGGDGLSEGGQK is encoded by the exons ATGCAGCTTCCCGCAGCGTTTTGGACCCACCCGCCCGAACTTCTGCACTTTGATCGGTGGGGCCGCCGATGTCAGCACCGAATATTCAGAATTCCATacaccagcagcacagcAACAGTGACGATGGCCTCAGCTACAGcaaccccaccaaaaccctCCGCGAGGCCAAACCAGCCGGCGCCTTCGCTGTGGCCTATCCCAGCCCCTCTCCAAAAGCTCTTCAACCAGTTCCCCCTCGTAACTCTCGACccgacccccctcccagtGCGGTCTCAAACCCTTACCTCGGCGTCCGACACCCTCCCAACACTTTATATCTTCTCCTCCGACGAGGATGCGCTGGAGGGGAAACCATCAATAAACCCAACATGTCTTAAATGGCAG accctcctccgtctctcCCACGTCCCCTTcctaacctccccctcctcaaaccacGCCTCTCCCACCggctccctccccttcctcctcccgccccgAACTGTCTCTCCCAACCCGatcccctcaacctccatccccctTTACATCTCCCGCCacaccaactccccctccccccttcccacctccccccgttCGGAAGcctacctctccctccttacccccctccgcctagccttcctccaaaccctcTACCTCACCCCtgccttcacccccctcctcaaaaaatTCTACATCGACCCATCAACCCGCTCCTCACTCCTAGGAACAatcctccaaacccaacTATCAGCCgcagcctcctccgcagTGTTGCAAGGTCTGGGTTTGCACAGCCAGACAGGAACAGGCGGCATCGACTCTGAGAACCTCTACGCCGACGCAGCCGAGGCTTTGGACTCGCTCGCGATCCTCCTGCAGGAATCCCAAACGGGCTGgttttttggggaggagaaaccGGGCGAGTTCGACGCTGGGTTGTATGGTTATGTGGGGGTTATAATGGCGCACATGGACACGCCAGAGGGCAGGTTGGGAgggctggtgaggagagctgggggtggtggaggagagttggttggctggtgggagaggattaGACGCGAGGCatgggggggtgatggtttATCAGAGGGGGGGCAAAAATAA
- a CDS encoding hypothetical protein (EggNog:ENOG503NYJU; COG:Q) — protein sequence MDVNNLFSIKGKVALITGGAKGVGLMISTAFVSAGAKVYISSRDATACASACATLNTITPNSAFSLPADLQSEKEVHRLAAELTKLEPGGLHILINNSGATWGEPYEKYPDAAWTKLLTLNLTRVFTLTQALTPLLIKGSKQDDPARVVNIGSIDGLRVPLLPTFAYSASKAGLHHLSRHLAVELGPKGITVNNLACGPFPSKMMKHTLDTMGEVIKEANPLGRVGQPEDVGGACLFLCSRAGGYVNGATLALDGGVHLMAKI from the exons ATGGAcgtcaacaacctcttctccatcaag GGCAAAGTAGCCCTTATAACCGGCGGCGCCAAAGGCGTCGGCCTCAtgatctccaccgcctttgTGTCCGCCGGCGCAAAAGTGTACATCTCGTCCCGCGACGCCACCGCCTGCGCCTCCGCCTGCGCAACCCTCAACACGATCACCCCcaactcggccttctccctccccgccgaccTCCAGTCCGAAAAAGAAGTCCACCGCCTAGCCGCCGAGCTCACCAAGCTCGAGCCGGGGGGGCTGCACATACTGATCAACAACTCGGGCGCCACCTGGGGCGAGCCCTACGAAAAGTACCCCGACGCCGCCTGGACCAagctcctcaccctcaacctcacccgcgtcttcaccctcacccagGCGCTCACACCCCTGCTCATCAAAGGGAGCAAACAAGACGAtccggcgagggtggtgaataTCGGCTCCATCGATGGGTTACGCGttcctctccttccaacGTTTGCGTACAGTGCCTCCAAGGCGGGCCTGCACCATCTGAGTAGACATCTTGCTGTTGAGCTGGGACCAAAGGGGATAACGGTGAACAACCTCGCGTGTGGGCCTTTTCCGAGCAAGATGATGAAGCATACTTTGGACacgatgggggaggtgatcaaGGAGGCGAATCCGTTGGGCCGAGTAGGACAGCCCGAGGATGTGGGCGGGGcgtgtttgtttttgtgcaGCAGGGCGGGGGGGTATGTCAACGGGGCTACTTTGGCgttggatgggggggttCATTTGATGGCCAAGATTTAG
- a CDS encoding hypothetical protein (EggNog:ENOG503P8MX): MDSRFTSTGSSTQQSPFTSSSASSSSSKIVPPPRQTPKTSSTDPFLKDFTLVAEAAKRAQMAVLMRDFESVGLS, translated from the coding sequence ATGGACTCCCGCTTCACCTCTACTGGGTCTTCCACCCAACAGTctcccttcacctcctcctcggcctcctcttcgtcctccaAGATTGTCCCGCCCCCAAGACAGACGCCCAAGACATCATCGACAGACCCCTTTCTCAAGGACTTCACACTCGTCGCCGAGGCGGCGAAACGGGCGCAGATGGCGGTGCTGATGAGGGATTTTGAGAGCGTGGGCCTTTCATAA